CACGGGAAAACCAGCCGGCGAAGTCCATGCCATGCCCATTCCCGCCTTCGCAAGAGTGCGGGCAATCGCACGGAGCCATTTCATGATTCTGCCGGCTTCGACGGCGACGTCGGGAATGGTTTCCTCCAGGATTCTCGCCAGATACCGGGCACATTTCTCCGGGTCTTCGCAGGATTGGATGACCTTCGTATCGAGCAGTTGTCGGTAGATCGTTCCTCTCGTCGCGCCGTAGACGATGGTCATTGTTGCGGGCTTGACCAGGTCACGATCGATCTTGCCCAGCAATTGCCGGGCGGCTTCTCTATCGTCGCCTTGGCGGTATTGGGCATCGATCTGTATCTTGCTGCTGAGAATCTCGGCGACTTCGAGATAAATATCGTGCGGGTAATCATCCGGCACCAGGTTCACGGCGCTTCCGCCAAATGGATCGCGTCCCAGGGCACTCAAATGCTGGTACCCGTTACACGAGCCGTCCATGCTGATCGGTAAATGCGATCGGAAGCCGGGGCCGACCTCTCTATAGCGTTTCCACTCGAGACACGCCGCGAAGAACAGCCACGGCTTATCCGCTTTGTCCCGCAACGGGCAGTCACCGAGCGGATTGCCGGCGAACGCGAGGATTTCCTGTTCATGTTGATCGAACCACCCAATCCGTTCTTCGAAGGAGACTTTTTTCCCCTTCCAGAAGCAGTTGGCAATGTGGATCTTCAGCCAGTACGCGCCGCGCTCTCCCAACTCTTTACCTACCCCAAATTCGAGCAGCGACTTTCCCCAGTGGTTCGACTGCGGATGGATCAGTGGCGGCACGGGATAGGCGCGGCCGCGATGGTCTAACTGCCACGGAAAATAGATATGCAGCTCCCGAAGGAACCGCTCCGCCGACGGCATGCGCAAGGCCATGAGGTGTTTGTGGGCTCGAAGTTCGCCGGCGGTAAATGTTTGCAATCCGAAAGACCGCTGGCCTGATTCGCAAACCCGGCGCATGATTTCGCAGACGCCATTATTAAGGCGGTAGTCGGTATTCTGCAGCGCATTGACGGCAACCAGGACCCTTGAGAAGTCCGCCTTCCGAAACAGTTTTTGCGCCCTGCCGCGGGGTTCATCCTTCAGAAGTTTCAAGGGCACCCGGAGATAGCCGCCGTCCGCGGAGTGCGAGGTAAAGGGACGTGGCGGAACGACCATCGGCGCGTAAACCGGAGCGGGTAGCGACGCCAGCGCCGATGGATGATTGGCGAGCCACTCGGCGGCCGCCGGCGTGAGCGCAATCCGCTCGGTCGTTGTCATGCGTTTCCCGACGCCCTCCCGGGTCATCTTCACCTCGAAGATCGGCTGACCGGCGAATCGGGCATGCTGAAGAGCCAGTGAAACGTTTTTTTCACCGAGATGATGAGAGATGCGGTCCGTGTCCCAGTCGTCCTTATTGTCGAGCCTTCGAGTGTACTCGTCGGCCCGCCGCCGGGCATTGCGGTTGTTATTGCGTGAGCGCAATTGCAGGGCGACATCCACG
This Terriglobia bacterium DNA region includes the following protein-coding sequences:
- a CDS encoding DNA-directed RNA polymerase, whose product is MNDIERQIRFETNMVYDASLRHAKNRDFQLATDFRPAKDLVGNCLDSLSSAIRELQMQLQTSEYRKLPIWGTPFLSLSAEQHALITLSTLVNWICRSQSEDGVAPPRTPVAYDIGEWCRIERMLDCAEQRGVDVALQLRSRNNNRNARRRADEYTRRLDNKDDWDTDRISHHLGEKNVSLALQHARFAGQPIFEVKMTREGVGKRMTTTERIALTPAAAEWLANHPSALASLPAPVYAPMVVPPRPFTSHSADGGYLRVPLKLLKDEPRGRAQKLFRKADFSRVLVAVNALQNTDYRLNNGVCEIMRRVCESGQRSFGLQTFTAGELRAHKHLMALRMPSAERFLRELHIYFPWQLDHRGRAYPVPPLIHPQSNHWGKSLLEFGVGKELGERGAYWLKIHIANCFWKGKKVSFEERIGWFDQHEQEILAFAGNPLGDCPLRDKADKPWLFFAACLEWKRYREVGPGFRSHLPISMDGSCNGYQHLSALGRDPFGGSAVNLVPDDYPHDIYLEVAEILSSKIQIDAQYRQGDDREAARQLLGKIDRDLVKPATMTIVYGATRGTIYRQLLDTKVIQSCEDPEKCARYLARILEETIPDVAVEAGRIMKWLRAIARTLAKAGMGMAWTSPAGFPVVHEIREPKEIRITTADKRVTLHVEDPKRKIDWRAQVNGVVAHLVHSLDAAHMMLTVNRLHSHGLRHFLMVHDSFGVHAADVDLLNRVLREEFVGMYSELVMANFFMEVLMS